From a region of the Falsibacillus albus genome:
- the hisH gene encoding imidazole glycerol phosphate synthase subunit HisH: MIGIIDYGMGNLFSVGKALERLNVPYLISDDPDTLKQADGLILPGVGSFYDAMALLREKGLLDLILDYAKSDRPLLGICLGMQLLFDASEENGFSEGLGLLKGKVKAIPPQGKGGESYKVPHMGWNKLRFQKRSVLLDGLEEDHVYFVHSYFVDEMEREDLAASAEYNVEIPAVVSKGNVYGMQFHPEKSSRLGMSLLKNFTGMVYEKESLR, encoded by the coding sequence ATGATCGGCATCATAGATTACGGAATGGGGAATCTTTTCAGTGTGGGAAAAGCACTCGAGAGACTGAACGTTCCTTATTTAATAAGCGATGATCCAGACACATTGAAGCAGGCAGATGGATTGATCCTACCTGGTGTGGGTTCGTTTTATGACGCTATGGCCCTCCTTCGCGAAAAAGGACTGCTGGATTTGATCCTGGATTATGCTAAGTCGGATAGGCCGCTTTTAGGCATCTGCCTTGGGATGCAGCTTTTGTTTGATGCAAGTGAGGAAAACGGCTTTTCCGAAGGACTCGGACTTCTAAAGGGAAAGGTCAAGGCGATCCCCCCTCAAGGAAAGGGAGGGGAATCATATAAGGTCCCTCACATGGGCTGGAATAAGCTAAGATTCCAAAAACGTTCGGTCCTTTTGGATGGCTTGGAAGAGGATCACGTTTACTTCGTCCATTCTTATTTTGTCGATGAGATGGAAAGGGAAGATCTGGCGGCAAGTGCGGAGTATAACGTTGAAATTCCGGCAGTAGTTTCCAAGGGAAATGTTTATGGCATGCAATTCCACCCAGAGAAAAGCAGCCGACTTGGTATGTCACTATTAAAAAATTTCACCGGCATGGTTTATGAGAAGGAGAGTCTGCGATGA
- the hisB gene encoding imidazoleglycerol-phosphate dehydratase HisB, producing the protein MRTASVERKTNETDISLKLQIDGEGKADITTGVPFLTHMLDLFTKHGQFDLTVHANGDTDVDDHHTTEDIGICLGQVLRESLGDKKGIKRYGNAFVPMDEALAQVVIDLSNRPHLEFRGEFPSQKVGTFDTELVHEFLWKLALEARMNLHVIVHYGSNTHHMIEAVFKALARALDEATIIDPRIKGVPSTKGML; encoded by the coding sequence ATGAGAACAGCATCAGTCGAAAGAAAAACAAATGAAACAGACATATCATTAAAGCTTCAAATAGATGGAGAAGGAAAAGCGGATATTACAACAGGAGTTCCATTTTTAACACATATGCTTGATCTTTTTACAAAGCATGGCCAATTCGATTTAACCGTTCATGCAAATGGAGATACCGATGTCGACGACCATCACACAACCGAGGATATCGGCATTTGTCTGGGACAGGTTCTGCGGGAGTCGCTCGGTGATAAAAAAGGGATTAAACGATATGGCAATGCATTCGTTCCGATGGATGAAGCACTTGCACAAGTCGTCATTGACTTGAGTAACCGTCCTCACCTTGAATTTCGCGGCGAGTTTCCAAGTCAGAAGGTCGGTACATTCGATACCGAGCTCGTTCATGAGTTCTTGTGGAAACTTGCATTGGAAGCAAGGATGAATCTACACGTCATCGTTCATTACGGCAGCAATACGCATCACATGATCGAGGCGGTATTCAAGGCGCTGGCGAGGGCTTTGGATGAAGCGACGATCATCGATCCGAGAATAAAAGGAGTCCCATCTACGAAAGGAATGTTATAG
- the hisD gene encoding histidinol dehydrogenase produces MKIIQVDKNISIKRSIDTGTDLQRNSVKKIIAEVQENGDQALKYFTAKFDGIDLEDLQVKEEEIQAAYQSVEPEMIEIIQEAAANIGAFHDKQKRQSWMTMEENGTILGQKLTPLDSVGVYVPGGTAAYPSSVLMNVMPAKTAGVARIVMATPPNREGKVPPAVLVAAKEAGVQEIWKVGGAQAIAALAYGSESIQPVDKIVGPGNLYVALAKREVYGDVDIDMIAGPSEIAVLADETAHANEIAADLLSQAEHDTRACSVLVTHSRSLAEEVSGEVDRQLSLLPRKEIAEKAIEDYGVIYTTNSLVESVDVINRLAPEHLEIVTENAMELVGQIRHAGAIFVGRYSSEPVGDYFAGPNHVLPTNGTARFSSPLNVDDFMKKSSIISYSRQALEQNASKIAAFARLEGLEAHARAVEERFKK; encoded by the coding sequence ATGAAAATCATTCAGGTGGATAAAAATATTTCAATTAAACGTTCGATCGACACCGGAACGGATTTACAGCGGAATTCAGTGAAGAAAATCATTGCGGAAGTACAGGAAAACGGTGATCAAGCCCTTAAATATTTCACAGCCAAATTTGACGGGATCGATCTTGAAGATCTTCAGGTAAAAGAAGAAGAAATTCAAGCGGCCTATCAATCTGTCGAACCCGAAATGATTGAGATCATTCAGGAAGCAGCGGCCAATATCGGTGCCTTTCATGATAAGCAAAAACGGCAGTCATGGATGACTATGGAAGAGAACGGGACTATCCTTGGTCAAAAGCTTACACCCCTCGACTCGGTGGGGGTCTATGTTCCTGGGGGGACGGCTGCATATCCTTCCTCCGTACTGATGAATGTCATGCCGGCGAAAACAGCAGGGGTCGCTCGCATCGTCATGGCCACCCCGCCGAACAGGGAGGGCAAAGTGCCTCCAGCCGTGCTTGTGGCTGCGAAGGAAGCGGGTGTTCAGGAAATTTGGAAGGTAGGGGGTGCCCAGGCGATTGCTGCACTTGCTTATGGATCGGAGTCCATACAGCCCGTGGACAAGATCGTCGGTCCGGGGAATCTTTATGTAGCATTGGCAAAGCGTGAAGTTTATGGAGATGTCGACATTGATATGATCGCGGGGCCAAGTGAAATCGCCGTTTTGGCTGATGAAACCGCGCACGCGAACGAAATTGCCGCCGATCTTTTGTCACAGGCGGAACATGACACGAGGGCCTGCAGTGTCCTGGTAACACACTCCCGATCACTTGCTGAGGAAGTTTCCGGTGAAGTCGATCGCCAGTTGTCTTTGCTCCCGCGAAAGGAAATTGCTGAAAAGGCCATTGAGGATTATGGAGTCATCTATACAACAAACAGCTTGGTGGAATCAGTCGATGTCATCAATCGACTGGCGCCGGAGCATTTGGAAATCGTCACGGAAAATGCGATGGAGCTCGTTGGACAAATCCGCCACGCAGGTGCGATCTTTGTCGGAAGGTACAGCTCTGAACCTGTCGGCGACTATTTTGCAGGACCGAACCATGTACTGCCCACAAACGGTACGGCAAGGTTTTCAAGCCCGTTGAATGTCGACGATTTTATGAAAAAATCAAGCATCATTTCCTATAGCAGGCAGGCACTGGAACAAAACGCGTCCAAAATTGCCGCCTTTGCCCGATTGGAAGGACTGGAAGCCCACGCAAGGGCAGTCGAAGAACGGTTTAAAAAATAG
- the hisA gene encoding 1-(5-phosphoribosyl)-5-[(5-phosphoribosylamino)methylideneamino]imidazole-4-carboxamide isomerase yields the protein MSYTIYPAIDMRNGKCVRLVQGDYNRETVYGDSPFAMAKTFVDQGAQWIHMVDLDGAKSGSRVNSQYVIQAAKELNAKVQIGGGIRTEDDVQYYLENGVDRVIIGSLAVTQPELVKKWLGKYGNRIAIGLDAKDGMVATHGWIETSTVKAVDIAKELADAGAETFIFTDIATDGMLSGPNIDAIAGLAKATGKQIIASGGVSSLQDLKDLKKYEQDGVSGSIVGKAIYTDKINLEEAIKEVESV from the coding sequence ATGAGCTATACAATTTATCCTGCCATCGATATGAGAAATGGAAAATGCGTCCGCCTTGTCCAAGGCGACTATAATAGAGAAACTGTATACGGCGATTCACCCTTTGCAATGGCGAAAACTTTCGTGGATCAAGGTGCACAATGGATTCATATGGTAGACCTTGACGGTGCCAAAAGCGGCAGCAGGGTGAACAGCCAATATGTCATACAGGCTGCCAAGGAGCTGAATGCAAAGGTGCAGATCGGCGGTGGAATCCGGACCGAAGATGATGTCCAATATTATCTGGAAAATGGTGTCGATCGGGTAATCATTGGGAGCTTGGCAGTCACTCAGCCTGAATTGGTGAAGAAGTGGCTTGGAAAATACGGCAATCGGATTGCCATTGGGTTGGACGCAAAGGATGGAATGGTTGCGACGCATGGCTGGATCGAAACTTCTACCGTCAAAGCAGTGGATATCGCAAAAGAACTTGCGGATGCAGGTGCAGAAACGTTCATTTTCACGGACATCGCAACAGACGGAATGCTGTCTGGACCAAATATAGATGCCATCGCAGGGCTTGCCAAGGCGACGGGGAAACAAATCATTGCTTCTGGAGGCGTAAGCTCACTCCAAGATTTGAAGGATTTGAAGAAGTATGAACAAGATGGAGTGAGCGGCTCGATTGTGGGTAAAGCGATCTACACCGACAAGATTAATCTTGAAGAGGCAATCAAAGAGGTGGAATCCGTATGA
- the hisIE gene encoding bifunctional phosphoribosyl-AMP cyclohydrolase/phosphoribosyl-ATP diphosphatase HisIE: MTTEFTIDSIRFDDNGLVPAIVQDAETKEVLTLAYMNKESLRLSMDKGETWFYSRSRQQLWHKGETSGHTQKIVEMKYDCDKDALVVLVLPNGPACHNGTVSCFEESFYNRPLPEEKKKSGSTEILSLLEQVIEERDLKRPEGTYTTYLFQKGVDKILKKVGEEASEVIIAAKNRDREELKWEAADLLYHLMVLLREQKLPFADVLHVLEKRHKEKTKES; encoded by the coding sequence ATGACAACGGAATTTACAATCGATTCAATCCGGTTTGATGACAATGGCCTCGTTCCGGCAATCGTACAGGATGCCGAAACGAAAGAAGTATTGACATTGGCATATATGAATAAAGAATCTCTCAGATTGTCAATGGACAAAGGCGAGACATGGTTTTACAGCCGCTCACGCCAACAGCTGTGGCACAAGGGGGAGACGAGCGGACATACACAGAAAATCGTTGAGATGAAGTATGACTGTGACAAAGATGCCCTTGTCGTCCTCGTATTGCCGAATGGTCCTGCCTGCCATAATGGAACGGTGAGCTGTTTTGAAGAATCGTTTTATAATAGACCGCTGCCGGAAGAGAAAAAGAAGAGTGGCTCTACGGAAATCCTCTCCCTGCTTGAGCAAGTGATCGAGGAGCGGGATTTGAAGAGGCCTGAAGGGACTTACACCACCTACTTATTTCAAAAAGGCGTCGATAAAATCCTGAAAAAAGTGGGAGAAGAAGCATCTGAGGTCATCATCGCGGCAAAAAATCGCGATCGGGAAGAATTGAAATGGGAGGCGGCGGACCTTCTGTATCATCTGATGGTCCTGCTGAGGGAACAAAAGCTGCCATTTGCAGATGTACTCCACGTTTTAGAGAAGCGCCATAAGGAAAAAACGAAAGAATCATGA
- the hisG gene encoding ATP phosphoribosyltransferase: MSLLTIAMPKGRIFDEALHLLRKAGYKLPPEFDESRKLIIEVPEENLRFILAKPMDVPTYVEHGVADLGIAGKDVMLEEEREVYELLDLKISLCYLAVAGLPGTKMNDVAPKIATKYPNVASSYFREQGEQVEIIKLNGSIELAPLIGLADRIVDIVSSGRTLKENGLVEYEKIVSITSRLIVNPVSYRIKDDRIQELVERLEGIVQQDAN, translated from the coding sequence ATGAGCTTACTGACGATTGCCATGCCGAAGGGCAGGATCTTTGATGAAGCACTTCATTTATTAAGAAAAGCGGGATATAAACTTCCGCCGGAATTTGATGAATCACGGAAATTGATCATAGAAGTGCCGGAGGAAAACTTGCGATTCATTCTAGCAAAGCCGATGGATGTCCCGACCTATGTAGAACATGGAGTCGCGGATTTAGGAATAGCCGGAAAAGATGTCATGCTGGAGGAGGAACGGGAGGTTTATGAGCTGCTCGACCTCAAAATCAGTCTTTGCTATCTCGCGGTGGCAGGTCTTCCCGGTACAAAAATGAATGATGTGGCGCCAAAAATCGCCACCAAGTATCCGAATGTGGCCTCATCCTATTTTAGGGAGCAGGGCGAGCAAGTTGAAATCATCAAGTTGAATGGATCTATCGAGCTTGCTCCATTGATCGGACTCGCCGATCGAATTGTCGATATCGTTTCATCCGGCAGGACATTGAAGGAAAATGGCCTTGTGGAATATGAAAAAATCGTATCGATCACCTCGAGGTTGATTGTCAATCCCGTAAGCTATCGAATAAAGGACGACCGCATCCAGGAACTGGTGGAAAGGCTGGAAGGCATCGTCCAGCAGGATGCGAATTGA
- the hisF gene encoding imidazole glycerol phosphate synthase subunit HisF, producing the protein MITKRIIPCLDVKEGRVVKGIQFLELRDAGDPVELAKAYDEQGADELVFLDISASHEGRKTMVEVVREVASELAIPFTVGGGINSLEDMKRILRAGADKVSLNTAAVLTPALITEGANYFGKQCIVVAIDAKYDDSLGSWRVYTHGGRKPTEWEVIDWATEAVSRGAGEILLTSMDADGEKKGFNLPLTKAVSEAVTVPVIASGGAGNASDFQEAFEQGKADAALAASIFHYKETSVMEVKQYLKSKGVLVR; encoded by the coding sequence ATGATCACAAAGAGAATCATCCCTTGTCTCGATGTAAAGGAAGGGCGCGTCGTGAAGGGAATTCAATTTCTCGAGCTGCGTGATGCAGGCGATCCGGTCGAATTGGCAAAGGCATACGATGAACAGGGCGCGGACGAGCTTGTATTTCTGGACATCTCTGCATCCCATGAAGGACGGAAAACGATGGTCGAAGTTGTTCGTGAAGTTGCGTCAGAATTGGCGATACCATTTACCGTAGGCGGAGGCATCAATTCGCTTGAGGACATGAAGCGGATTTTACGTGCTGGTGCGGATAAAGTATCGCTGAATACGGCTGCAGTATTGACTCCGGCATTGATTACGGAAGGTGCGAATTATTTCGGCAAGCAATGTATCGTGGTCGCCATCGATGCCAAGTATGATGATTCTCTCGGTTCATGGCGTGTATACACACATGGCGGCCGGAAGCCAACAGAATGGGAAGTCATCGATTGGGCAACGGAGGCCGTGTCGAGGGGAGCAGGGGAAATCCTTCTTACCAGTATGGATGCAGATGGAGAAAAGAAAGGGTTCAATCTTCCTTTGACGAAGGCAGTCAGCGAAGCGGTCACGGTGCCTGTCATTGCTTCTGGAGGCGCAGGGAATGCCTCTGACTTTCAGGAAGCTTTTGAACAAGGAAAAGCAGATGCGGCCCTCGCAGCTTCGATTTTTCACTATAAAGAAACGAGCGTCATGGAAGTGAAGCAATATTTGAAATCGAAAGGAGTGCTTGTGCGATGA